In Numidum massiliense, a single genomic region encodes these proteins:
- a CDS encoding inorganic diphosphatase: MADSSLVVDAFIEIPRGSQNKYEYDEELQAFRLDRVLYSPMHYPADYGFLKDTLALDGDPLDILVLTTFPTFPGCIVTSRVIGVLIMSDDKGKDEKLLAVPVDDPRWSEVQKLEDIPAHTLKEIEHFFQVYKDLENKETKIERWENGPTARKLYEECVARFKNEQ; this comes from the coding sequence ATGGCAGACAGCAGCTTAGTTGTCGATGCCTTTATCGAAATTCCGCGCGGAAGCCAAAACAAATACGAATACGACGAGGAACTGCAAGCGTTTCGCTTGGACCGCGTCCTGTATTCGCCGATGCACTATCCGGCAGATTACGGTTTCTTAAAAGACACCCTCGCCCTCGACGGCGACCCATTGGACATTCTCGTTTTGACGACATTCCCGACATTTCCGGGTTGCATCGTGACGTCACGCGTAATCGGCGTGCTCATCATGTCCGACGACAAAGGGAAAGACGAAAAATTACTCGCCGTTCCCGTCGACGATCCGCGTTGGAGCGAGGTACAAAAATTAGAAGATATTCCGGCACATACGCTCAAAGAAATCGAACACTTTTTCCAAGTATACAAGGACTTAGAAAATAAAGAGACGAAGATTGAGCGTTGGGAAAACGGTCCGACGGCACGGAAGCTGTACGAGGAGTGCGTCGCCCGCTTCAAAAACGAACAATAA
- a CDS encoding rhodanese-like domain-containing protein, which produces MQEVDAKQFVQKYCKGALGDALLLDVREWEEWEDYHLEEAVLIPLGNLPAESGQLDRQRKIYVLCAHGVRSQYACHFLMNAGFNDVVNVQNGLATVRHYLEEHVDVEGEPSEGGGAP; this is translated from the coding sequence GTGCAAGAGGTCGACGCGAAACAGTTTGTACAAAAATATTGCAAGGGTGCACTGGGCGACGCCCTGTTACTCGACGTGCGCGAATGGGAAGAGTGGGAAGACTACCATCTCGAAGAGGCAGTCCTCATTCCGCTCGGCAATTTGCCGGCGGAGTCAGGACAACTCGATCGACAACGTAAGATTTATGTATTGTGCGCGCACGGCGTACGAAGTCAATACGCGTGTCACTTTTTAATGAATGCCGGTTTTAACGATGTCGTCAACGTCCAGAACGGACTTGCGACAGTGCGCCACTATTTGGAGGAGCACGTAGATGTAGAAGGAGAGCCGAGTGAAGGGGGAGGTGCCCCGTGA
- a CDS encoding DUF92 domain-containing protein — protein MIARIALGLLFSALIALLAYLKKSLSISGVVAAIGVGTVLYAMGDAFWYVLLLLFFISSSIWSHYKRRLKKEVEQQFAKGGRRDYLQVLANGGGATAFALLYAWTSHPLWLWGFVGSLATVTADTWATELGVLSKSPPRSILTGKLVSRGTSGGVSLWGTLAAASGAALIGAAGYLLWPITGEGLPGWVFISLATVSGVFGGAVDSILGATWQQQFRCVRCELTVERMAHCGQKTTVVRGVRWMTNDAVNALSALCGGIACIALAYLVS, from the coding sequence GTGATTGCCCGTATCGCACTAGGACTTCTGTTTAGTGCGCTCATCGCGTTACTCGCTTACTTAAAAAAGTCGCTCTCCATAAGCGGTGTCGTCGCAGCGATCGGCGTCGGCACGGTGTTGTACGCGATGGGAGACGCGTTTTGGTACGTCTTGCTGTTGCTCTTTTTTATTTCCTCTAGCATTTGGTCGCATTATAAACGGCGGTTAAAAAAAGAGGTAGAACAGCAGTTTGCTAAAGGTGGCCGTCGCGATTACTTGCAGGTGCTCGCGAACGGTGGTGGGGCGACCGCCTTCGCCTTATTGTATGCGTGGACGTCTCATCCGCTGTGGCTGTGGGGGTTTGTCGGTTCACTGGCGACAGTGACGGCAGACACGTGGGCGACGGAATTAGGTGTGCTCAGCAAAAGTCCGCCAAGGTCTATTTTAACGGGTAAACTGGTGAGTCGCGGGACATCTGGAGGTGTTTCTCTGTGGGGGACGCTTGCTGCGGCGAGCGGCGCGGCGCTAATCGGAGCTGCCGGTTACTTGCTTTGGCCGATTACGGGGGAAGGGTTGCCGGGGTGGGTGTTTATTAGTCTCGCCACCGTGTCTGGCGTCTTCGGCGGTGCGGTCGACAGCATCCTCGGTGCGACGTGGCAACAGCAGTTCCGCTGTGTCCGCTGTGAGTTGACAGTCGAACGAATGGCACATTGCGGGCAAAAGACGACGGTCGTTCGAGGGGTGCGTTGGATGACGAACGACGCCGTCAACGCGCTGAGCGCCCTTTGCGGCGGCATCGCCTGTATTGCACTCGCCTATTTGGTCAGTTGA
- a CDS encoding NAD-dependent succinate-semialdehyde dehydrogenase, with product MYIGGNWREGSGEVTVVDPATGETVDVVAYGDTVQATEAVDAASEAFPRWAQLPAETRADYLYKLYEKMMERREFLAQLMTAEQGKPLREAKGEVAYAASFVKWYAEEAKRVYGETIPASTPNKRLLVMKQPVGVAAIITPWNFPSAMITRKIAPALAAGCTVVIKPPFETPLSAIELVKLTEEVGFPPGVVNLLLGPSRDVAETWLSDARVRKLSFTGSTEVGRELMGKAAQNVTRLSLELGGHAPFIIFDDADLDLAVTGLINSKFRNTGQTCICANRAYVQRSVYDDVIQKLQQRVGRMTVGNGSDNPDVGPLINKAAYEKVQEHIDDAVQKGARLIVGGNRLRGEAYDRGYFVEPTVLGEATAEMRVLAEETFGPVIPLVPFEREEEAIAQANDTIYGLAAYFFTKNLARAYRVAEQLAYGIVGLNDAVPSTAQAPFGGMKQSGLGREGGQAGIEAFLETKFVSIGLWDRR from the coding sequence ATTTATATCGGTGGGAATTGGCGTGAAGGAAGTGGCGAAGTGACCGTTGTCGATCCGGCGACGGGCGAAACGGTGGACGTCGTCGCATACGGCGATACCGTGCAGGCGACGGAAGCGGTCGACGCCGCGAGCGAGGCGTTTCCACGGTGGGCGCAGCTTCCGGCGGAGACGCGCGCCGACTACTTGTACAAGCTGTATGAAAAAATGATGGAACGGCGAGAATTCCTCGCACAGCTCATGACGGCTGAGCAAGGGAAACCGCTGCGCGAGGCGAAAGGCGAAGTCGCCTATGCCGCCAGTTTTGTCAAATGGTACGCGGAAGAGGCTAAGCGCGTGTACGGAGAGACGATTCCCGCCTCCACACCGAACAAGCGGCTGTTAGTGATGAAACAGCCCGTTGGAGTCGCAGCGATTATTACCCCGTGGAACTTTCCGAGTGCGATGATTACGCGCAAAATCGCTCCCGCACTCGCGGCCGGATGTACGGTCGTCATTAAACCGCCGTTTGAGACCCCGCTCAGCGCCATTGAACTCGTGAAACTGACGGAGGAAGTCGGATTTCCGCCTGGGGTCGTCAACTTGCTGCTCGGACCGTCGCGCGACGTGGCAGAAACGTGGCTGAGTGATGCACGCGTGCGTAAACTGTCGTTCACGGGCTCGACCGAAGTGGGGCGGGAACTGATGGGGAAAGCGGCGCAAAACGTGACGCGGCTGTCGCTCGAACTCGGCGGGCATGCGCCGTTTATCATTTTTGACGATGCCGACCTCGATCTGGCTGTCACGGGATTAATTAACAGCAAGTTCCGCAACACGGGGCAGACGTGTATTTGCGCTAACCGCGCCTACGTGCAGCGATCGGTCTACGACGACGTGATACAAAAGTTGCAACAGCGCGTCGGGAGAATGACCGTCGGCAACGGGAGCGACAATCCAGATGTCGGACCGCTCATCAACAAAGCAGCTTACGAAAAAGTGCAGGAGCATATCGACGACGCGGTGCAAAAAGGGGCGCGGCTCATTGTCGGAGGGAATCGGCTGCGCGGCGAAGCGTACGACCGCGGCTATTTCGTCGAACCGACGGTATTAGGCGAAGCGACGGCAGAGATGCGCGTACTTGCGGAAGAGACGTTCGGTCCAGTCATTCCCCTCGTCCCGTTTGAACGGGAAGAAGAGGCGATTGCACAGGCAAACGATACGATTTACGGTTTGGCCGCTTATTTTTTCACCAAAAACTTAGCGCGTGCATACCGGGTGGCCGAGCAGCTCGCGTACGGGATCGTCGGCTTAAACGATGCGGTTCCTTCGACTGCGCAAGCGCCGTTCGGCGGGATGAAACAGAGCGGTCTCGGGCGCGAAGGTGGCCAGGCGGGCATCGAGGCGTTTCTCGAAACGAAGTTCGTCTCCATCGGACTTTGGGATCGCCGATGA